From a single Nostoc sp. MS1 genomic region:
- a CDS encoding M4 family metallopeptidase — translation MARKKKKSSRLNCHHSLNTRCPICCVIPPHILENIALNGTETQKSWAFQTLNVSAQLRGRRNVVGNVFFAPSPGEKRRTIYDAKNTEQLPGVIARIEGDPPSNDAAVNEAYDGAGATYDLFYEIFERNSIDDKGLRLDSSVHFGVKYENAFWNGDQMVYGDGDSELFDRFTKSIDVIAHELTHGVTQYEAGLIYYGEPGALNESFSDVFGTLVKQRVKNQTVEEADWLIGSELLMPKVKGIAVRSMKAPGTAYDDPVMGKDPQPGHIKDQYTGWADNGGVHINSGIPNRAFYLAAMEIGGYAWEKSGKIWYIALRDCLRAKADFQKAADVTTQVASELYGDGSLEHKAVKNAWKQVGVNS, via the coding sequence ATGGCTAGAAAGAAAAAGAAATCATCTAGATTAAATTGTCATCATTCACTTAATACTAGATGTCCTATTTGCTGTGTTATTCCACCACACATATTAGAAAATATTGCTCTGAATGGTACAGAAACACAAAAAAGCTGGGCTTTTCAAACATTGAATGTTTCGGCACAATTGCGCGGACGCAGAAATGTTGTGGGTAATGTCTTTTTTGCCCCTTCTCCTGGTGAAAAACGCCGCACTATTTATGATGCTAAAAATACTGAACAATTACCAGGAGTTATTGCCCGTATTGAAGGCGATCCTCCTAGTAATGATGCAGCAGTTAATGAGGCTTATGATGGTGCAGGTGCTACTTATGACTTGTTTTACGAAATATTTGAACGCAATTCCATTGATGACAAAGGACTACGTTTAGACTCTTCCGTCCACTTTGGAGTGAAGTACGAAAACGCTTTTTGGAATGGGGATCAAATGGTTTATGGTGATGGTGATAGTGAATTATTTGATCGCTTTACCAAATCAATTGATGTGATTGCCCATGAATTAACTCATGGTGTAACTCAGTATGAAGCTGGATTAATTTATTATGGTGAACCAGGGGCTTTAAACGAATCTTTTTCTGATGTCTTTGGTACATTAGTTAAACAAAGGGTGAAAAATCAGACGGTGGAAGAAGCCGACTGGTTAATTGGTAGTGAACTATTAATGCCCAAAGTTAAAGGTATTGCTGTCCGTTCCATGAAAGCACCGGGAACAGCCTATGATGACCCAGTTATGGGCAAAGACCCCCAACCTGGTCATATCAAAGACCAATACACAGGTTGGGCGGATAATGGCGGAGTACATATCAATTCAGGTATTCCTAACCGTGCTTTTTATCTAGCAGCAATGGAGATTGGCGGCTACGCCTGGGAAAAATCTGGTAAAATTTGGTACATTGCATTGCGCGATTGCCTGCGTGCTAAAGCCGACTTCCAAAAAGCAGCTGATGTCACTACACAAGTTGCCAGCGAACTCTATGGTGATGGTAGTTTAGAACATAAAGCAGTGAAGAATGCTTGGAAACAAGTAGGGGTTAATTCGTAA
- the cobA gene encoding uroporphyrinogen-III C-methyltransferase, with amino-acid sequence MTEQQGKVYLVGAGPGDVAYLTVKADNLLAAAQVLVYDALVDEQLLECVSSDCLKIDVGKRGGKPSTPQADINNLLVKFCQEGQLVVRLKSGDPFIFGRCTSEIEALKVAGCAFEVVPGISSATAAPLLAGIPLTDPVMSRCFAVLTAHEVEALDWEALSRLDTLVILMGGKNLADIVNELLRRGRSHLTPIAIIRWAGTPSQQVWAGQLGNILEQTAGVSLSPVVIVIGEVVGLRNYLQPEKISSENSTTSMAMTINSSPSSPSPSHLPLTGKTILVTRSVGQSNQFSDRLTAFGATVIEMPTLEIVPPSSWEELDQAIANLSQFDWLILTSTNAVDYFFERLNTQDKDTRALAGVKIAVVGEKTSQCLKQRGLQPDFIPPNFVADSLVENFPETLLGKKILFPRVESGGREILVKELSAKGGEIIEVAAYQSSCPKSIPAAAEQALKNRTIDVITFASSKTVQFFCQLVENVFPNNIATALEGVCIASIGPQTSKTCHTLLGRVDIEAQEYTLDGLTQAIIHWSLKL; translated from the coding sequence ATGACTGAACAACAGGGTAAAGTCTACCTTGTCGGCGCGGGGCCTGGCGATGTCGCATACCTGACAGTAAAAGCTGATAATCTTTTGGCGGCGGCTCAAGTGTTAGTTTATGATGCCCTAGTAGATGAGCAATTGTTAGAGTGTGTATCATCTGATTGTCTCAAAATAGATGTAGGCAAACGTGGCGGTAAACCCAGCACACCCCAAGCCGACATTAATAATTTATTAGTTAAATTCTGCCAAGAAGGTCAATTAGTCGTCAGGTTAAAATCAGGCGACCCCTTTATTTTTGGACGGTGTACCTCAGAAATTGAAGCTTTGAAAGTCGCAGGTTGTGCATTTGAAGTAGTACCGGGAATTTCCTCAGCCACAGCCGCACCTTTATTAGCAGGAATACCTCTCACAGATCCCGTGATGAGTCGCTGCTTTGCAGTCTTGACAGCCCACGAAGTTGAAGCTTTAGACTGGGAAGCGCTGTCACGGTTAGATACACTGGTAATATTGATGGGTGGGAAAAACCTTGCAGATATTGTAAATGAACTTTTACGCAGAGGGCGATCGCACCTCACACCCATAGCCATTATTCGCTGGGCAGGAACCCCTAGTCAACAAGTTTGGGCTGGTCAACTGGGCAATATTTTAGAACAGACGGCTGGTGTATCCCTCTCCCCAGTTGTCATCGTCATTGGTGAAGTTGTTGGGCTACGTAATTACCTACAACCTGAGAAAATATCTTCAGAGAACTCAACCACATCTATGGCTATGACTATTAACTCATCTCCCTCATCTCCCTCACCTTCCCACCTCCCCCTCACTGGTAAAACTATCTTAGTCACCCGTTCCGTGGGACAATCGAATCAATTTAGCGATCGCCTAACGGCATTTGGCGCTACAGTAATTGAAATGCCAACTTTAGAAATAGTTCCCCCTTCTAGTTGGGAGGAATTAGATCAGGCGATCGCTAATTTATCTCAATTTGACTGGTTAATTCTTACTTCTACAAACGCCGTTGATTATTTCTTTGAAAGACTCAACACTCAAGATAAAGATACTCGCGCTTTAGCTGGAGTAAAAATCGCTGTTGTTGGTGAAAAAACTTCCCAATGTCTTAAACAAAGAGGACTTCAACCTGATTTTATTCCGCCTAATTTTGTTGCTGATTCCTTAGTAGAAAACTTCCCTGAAACACTGTTAGGAAAAAAGATATTATTCCCTAGAGTAGAAAGTGGTGGACGAGAAATTTTAGTCAAAGAACTCTCTGCTAAAGGGGGAGAAATAATAGAAGTTGCAGCATATCAATCTTCCTGTCCTAAAAGTATCCCCGCAGCAGCAGAACAAGCATTAAAAAACCGCACAATAGATGTAATTACCTTTGCCAGTTCTAAAACAGTGCAATTTTTCTGCCAACTTGTAGAGAACGTATTTCCTAATAACATCGCCACTGCTTTAGAAGGAGTATGTATTGCTTCCATCGGCCCCCAAACCTCAAAAACTTGCCATACCCTATTGGGTCGAGTAGATATAGAAGCCCAAGAATACACCCTAGATGGACTAACCCAAGCCATCATACATTGGTCATTAAAACTATAA
- a CDS encoding protealysin inhibitor emfourin produces the protein MRVSLERTGGFAGISKSINVDTNQLSQQEAEELSRLIEAADLFHLPAQIISSHRQIDRFQYQITIEDNGQRHTVTAGEAALPNSLKTLIEWLNQASSS, from the coding sequence ATGCGGGTATCTTTAGAACGCACAGGCGGCTTTGCTGGAATTAGTAAAAGCATTAATGTAGACACAAACCAACTCTCTCAACAGGAAGCTGAGGAACTATCACGGCTGATAGAAGCAGCTGATTTGTTTCACCTACCTGCACAGATTATTTCTTCTCACCGTCAAATAGACCGCTTTCAGTATCAAATAACAATAGAAGATAATGGTCAACGGCATACGGTAACTGCTGGCGAAGCAGCGTTACCTAATAGTTTAAAAACATTGATTGAATGGCTAAATCAAGCATCATCTTCTTAA
- a CDS encoding ammonium transporter, whose translation MFKKVLIVGVATLVLLGWPIMGYAFAQTPATTPPPADTGDTAFMLISAALVLLMTPGLAFFYGGFVRSRNILNTLMMSFVLMAIVGVTWVLWGYSLSFAPGLPFIGGLQWFGLNGVGLETTGYLQGSAPAEVVSYAPTIPHQAFMIYQAMFAIITPALISGAIAERMSFRAYSLFVLLWSTFVYTPLAHMVWGKGGFLGLAGGLGALDFAGGTVVHISSGVSALVAAIVLGPRKTYPDRLTPPHNVPFILLGAGLLWFGWFGFNAGSALSIASSTSGNLITNPATTAFVATNTAAAAAALMWLILEAWLRGKPTAVGAATGAVAGLVGITPAAGFVTPLAAILIGFITAFVCFYAVSFKHKLNIDDALDTYPVHGVGGTVGAILTAVFATAEVNSAGKNGVLKGNFAELGVELVAILIAYVIAAVGTWVILKIIDATVGLRVKEEAEYQGLDINEHGEEGYNSEFSDRIVQ comes from the coding sequence GTGTTTAAGAAAGTTTTGATCGTTGGGGTAGCTACTCTAGTACTTTTAGGATGGCCAATAATGGGCTATGCTTTTGCCCAAACCCCCGCAACTACTCCACCGCCTGCTGATACTGGGGATACAGCATTTATGTTGATATCAGCAGCGTTAGTCCTACTTATGACACCAGGATTAGCATTCTTTTACGGTGGTTTTGTGCGATCGCGCAATATTCTCAATACATTGATGATGAGTTTTGTATTGATGGCGATTGTAGGTGTTACCTGGGTTTTATGGGGTTATAGTTTATCATTTGCCCCAGGCTTACCATTTATTGGTGGCTTACAGTGGTTTGGATTGAATGGTGTGGGGCTAGAAACCACAGGTTATCTCCAAGGTTCAGCTCCAGCAGAGGTAGTTTCCTATGCCCCAACAATTCCCCATCAGGCATTCATGATTTATCAAGCCATGTTTGCCATTATCACCCCAGCCTTAATCTCTGGTGCGATCGCCGAAAGGATGAGCTTCCGTGCCTATTCTTTATTTGTGTTGCTGTGGTCAACCTTTGTTTACACACCACTAGCTCATATGGTATGGGGAAAAGGTGGATTTTTAGGTTTAGCTGGTGGCTTAGGTGCGCTCGATTTTGCAGGCGGTACAGTTGTTCACATTAGCTCAGGTGTATCGGCCCTTGTTGCGGCGATCGTCTTAGGCCCTCGCAAAACCTATCCAGACCGCCTCACCCCTCCCCACAACGTCCCATTTATTTTGTTAGGTGCTGGCTTACTCTGGTTTGGTTGGTTTGGCTTCAACGCAGGAAGTGCCTTATCTATAGCTAGTAGTACTTCTGGTAACTTAATCACCAACCCGGCGACAACAGCCTTTGTTGCTACTAACACCGCAGCCGCCGCCGCCGCTTTAATGTGGTTAATTTTAGAAGCATGGTTACGCGGTAAACCCACTGCCGTAGGTGCAGCCACAGGGGCAGTAGCAGGCTTAGTAGGTATTACCCCAGCCGCCGGATTTGTCACACCATTAGCCGCAATTTTGATTGGTTTTATCACCGCTTTCGTTTGCTTCTACGCCGTCAGTTTCAAACATAAGCTAAATATTGATGATGCCTTAGATACCTATCCAGTACATGGTGTTGGTGGTACAGTCGGGGCCATCCTCACCGCCGTCTTTGCCACTGCCGAAGTAAACTCAGCAGGTAAAAACGGTGTACTCAAGGGTAATTTTGCTGAACTAGGTGTAGAACTAGTCGCAATTCTTATTGCTTACGTAATCGCCGCAGTTGGCACTTGGGTAATTCTCAAGATTATTGATGCTACCGTTGGCTTACGAGTCAAAGAAGAAGCCGAATACCAAGGACTAGACATCAACGAACACGGAGAAGAAGGATACAACTCCGAGTTTAGCGATCGCATTGTGCAGTAG
- a CDS encoding cobalamin-binding protein, translated as MANGNVRIVSLIPSATEILANLGLSDAIVGRSHECDYPPEIQNRPICTQARLNSNAHSSEIHDEVNKILQSALSIYQIKTDVLEKLQPTHIVTQDQCDVCAVSLKDVEKAVAELTQSSPQIISLQPNVLEDVWHDIEHVANAFGVDSVKVLENLEARVKICQQKIQGLSLEEVPTVACIEWTDPLMAAANWIPELVNLAGGQTLFSVVGQPSPHLKWENLVVSNPDIIIFMPCGFDLQRTRQEAQLFTQNPQWQKLHATQTGRVYITDGNSYFNRPGPRLVDSLEILSEILHPEIFDYGYKGKAWEPL; from the coding sequence ATGGCAAATGGTAATGTAAGAATTGTCTCTCTAATTCCTAGCGCTACTGAGATTTTAGCAAACTTGGGATTAAGTGATGCGATTGTTGGGCGATCGCATGAATGTGACTATCCCCCAGAGATTCAAAATCGCCCTATTTGTACCCAAGCAAGGTTAAATAGTAACGCGCATAGTAGTGAAATTCATGATGAGGTAAATAAGATACTGCAATCTGCGCTGAGTATTTATCAAATCAAGACAGATGTTTTAGAAAAGTTACAACCCACCCATATTGTGACGCAAGACCAGTGTGATGTCTGTGCAGTCAGCCTTAAAGATGTGGAAAAAGCTGTTGCAGAACTTACCCAAAGTTCACCCCAAATCATTTCCTTACAACCCAATGTGCTTGAGGATGTGTGGCATGATATTGAGCATGTGGCTAATGCGTTTGGGGTTGATTCAGTAAAAGTACTAGAAAATTTAGAAGCGCGGGTCAAAATTTGTCAACAAAAAATCCAAGGACTTTCTCTAGAAGAAGTACCCACTGTAGCTTGCATCGAATGGACAGATCCTCTCATGGCTGCAGCCAATTGGATTCCTGAATTAGTCAACTTAGCTGGAGGACAAACACTATTTTCTGTAGTAGGTCAGCCCTCCCCTCATTTAAAATGGGAAAATCTGGTAGTTAGCAATCCAGATATTATAATTTTTATGCCTTGTGGCTTTGACTTACAGCGTACTCGCCAAGAAGCCCAATTATTCACCCAAAACCCACAATGGCAGAAACTCCATGCAACCCAAACAGGTAGAGTTTACATTACTGATGGTAATTCCTACTTCAACCGTCCAGGGCCAAGACTTGTAGATTCTTTAGAAATTTTGTCCGAAATTTTGCATCCAGAAATATTCGATTATGGCTATAAAGGTAAAGCTTGGGAACCTTTATAG
- a CDS encoding SGNH/GDSL hydrolase family protein, producing the protein MLAVILLIWQKQRLTVFSNEPASVPANQAQTATPELGPRHQLNYQQWLEILKQEANVAAEKRPPRLSILAGDSLSLWFPVELLPEDRNWLNQGISGETSRGLLQRLSLFDKTQPDTIFVMIGINDLIRGVSDDVILDNHRQILRYLRKTHPKTKIFLQSILPHGGEEATWEGREKLLAIPNSRIQKLNQQLQSIATRQGVKYMDLYPLFINQKGNIRQEFSSDGLHLSPAGYVVWRTALQVYQQEAGSGE; encoded by the coding sequence ATGCTGGCGGTCATCCTGCTCATTTGGCAAAAGCAGAGATTGACCGTCTTTTCTAATGAACCTGCATCAGTTCCAGCCAACCAAGCCCAAACCGCTACCCCAGAGTTAGGCCCCCGCCACCAACTCAATTATCAACAGTGGCTAGAGATTCTCAAACAGGAAGCCAACGTCGCTGCTGAAAAACGTCCCCCGCGCTTAAGCATATTAGCGGGGGATTCTTTGAGTTTGTGGTTTCCGGTGGAATTATTACCAGAGGATAGAAATTGGCTCAATCAGGGAATTTCAGGTGAAACCAGCCGTGGGCTATTGCAAAGATTGAGTTTGTTTGACAAGACTCAGCCGGATACAATCTTTGTCATGATTGGCATTAATGACTTAATTCGCGGTGTTAGTGATGATGTCATCTTAGATAATCATCGACAGATTCTTCGTTACCTACGAAAAACTCACCCCAAAACAAAGATTTTTCTCCAATCGATTTTGCCTCATGGTGGAGAGGAAGCGACTTGGGAAGGACGAGAAAAACTTTTAGCTATTCCCAACAGCCGTATTCAGAAATTAAATCAGCAATTACAAAGTATCGCTACCAGACAAGGGGTTAAATACATGGATTTATACCCCTTGTTTATCAATCAAAAAGGCAATATTCGCCAAGAATTTAGCAGCGATGGCTTACACCTCAGCCCCGCAGGTTACGTAGTTTGGCGCACCGCGTTGCAAGTTTATCAGCAGGAAGCGGGGAGTGGGGAGTAG
- a CDS encoding EVE domain-containing protein — protein MNYWLMKSEPESYGITHLQNDNQTIWDGVRNYQARNFMRQMQPGDLAFFYHSNTNPPGIVGLMRVVKTDIADPSQFDSTSEYYDSKSTPENPRWQTVLVEFVKSFSQPISLTILKEKFSADELLLVKQGNRLSVIPVADVVAQKILAMTGS, from the coding sequence ATGAATTATTGGTTAATGAAGTCGGAACCCGAAAGTTACGGCATCACTCATCTACAAAATGATAATCAAACTATTTGGGATGGTGTGCGTAATTATCAAGCTCGTAACTTTATGCGACAAATGCAACCGGGAGACTTAGCTTTTTTCTACCACTCCAATACAAACCCACCGGGTATCGTGGGGTTAATGCGTGTAGTTAAAACAGATATTGCTGACCCTTCTCAGTTTGATTCCACAAGTGAGTATTATGATTCAAAATCAACTCCTGAAAACCCACGTTGGCAAACAGTATTAGTGGAATTTGTCAAAAGTTTCTCTCAACCTATATCATTAACAATATTGAAAGAAAAATTTAGTGCAGATGAGTTGTTGCTAGTTAAACAAGGAAATAGATTATCTGTAATACCTGTTGCTGATGTAGTAGCTCAGAAAATTTTAGCAATGACAGGTAGTTGA
- a CDS encoding ATP-binding protein: protein MQVLVVPDVTESQANQEGVRNTQNVRRKQNQTLVQLARSKTFQQEPLNAVLQEITQAAAETLLVARVSVWLYNQNASALECMDLYDVNQQVHTSGQSLLKASYPVYFQTLEEERSIAVHDAINDKRTQELSATYLSVFGITSLLDASIWVGGRLLGVVCHEHCGEVRHWTPEEEYFAGSIADFVSLAIEARERNTAQEALRKSEAQFRGIFELSSIGIGLVDMQAQIVDANPALCQMLGYQRVELCGKHFTDYICPQRGDRELYKKLIIAASRDIKQLGGKPHLNIERAFIHRDGNLIWTKLSVSVIPGSHGEPEYFLAMIDDITERKQTEMKLLTSQAAAEAGSRAKSEFLATMSHELRTPLNAIMGLSQLLQAEIVGSLNEKQKEYIDGIYSSGEHLLALINDILDLSKVEAGKEELFLVPLLVVDVCHEVLSIVSDRATAKGLKLTYEIDPQANIFIADERRIKQMLLNLLTNAIKFTPVGEVSLTVNKISEGITFTVSDTGIGIDSNHFQFLFEPFKQLDSRLNRQYEGTGLGLALTRKLARLHGGDVSVKSTLGVGSQFTLFLPDQEI, encoded by the coding sequence ATGCAGGTGCTAGTGGTTCCAGATGTTACAGAAAGCCAGGCAAATCAGGAGGGTGTGCGAAACACACAAAACGTGCGACGTAAACAAAATCAGACCCTAGTGCAATTGGCAAGGAGCAAAACATTTCAGCAAGAACCTCTCAATGCTGTACTTCAAGAAATTACACAAGCTGCTGCCGAAACACTTCTAGTTGCACGGGTTAGTGTGTGGTTATATAACCAGAATGCTTCAGCGCTTGAGTGTATGGATTTATATGATGTTAATCAGCAAGTTCATACTTCGGGACAGTCTCTATTAAAAGCGAGTTATCCAGTTTACTTTCAAACTTTGGAGGAAGAACGCAGCATTGCTGTACACGATGCCATTAACGACAAAAGAACTCAAGAGTTATCTGCTACTTATCTATCGGTTTTCGGTATTACATCCTTACTTGATGCTTCTATTTGGGTAGGTGGACGTTTATTAGGTGTAGTATGTCATGAACATTGTGGTGAAGTGCGCCATTGGACACCAGAAGAAGAATATTTTGCAGGTTCAATTGCAGATTTTGTTTCCCTAGCTATCGAAGCCAGAGAACGCAATACAGCACAGGAAGCCTTACGTAAGAGCGAAGCGCAATTTCGAGGAATTTTTGAACTATCCTCTATTGGTATTGGGCTTGTGGATATGCAGGCGCAAATAGTCGATGCTAACCCGGCTTTGTGTCAAATGTTAGGATACCAACGAGTAGAGTTATGTGGTAAGCATTTCACCGATTATATTTGCCCACAACGGGGAGATCGAGAGCTTTATAAAAAACTAATTATCGCAGCCTCCAGAGATATCAAGCAACTAGGTGGAAAACCACATCTAAACATTGAGAGAGCCTTTATACATCGAGATGGTAATTTAATTTGGACTAAGCTGTCTGTTTCCGTAATTCCTGGTTCTCATGGTGAACCAGAGTATTTTTTAGCCATGATTGATGATATTACTGAACGCAAACAAACGGAAATGAAACTTCTTACTTCCCAAGCAGCCGCAGAAGCTGGTAGTCGAGCTAAAAGTGAATTTTTAGCCACTATGAGTCATGAACTACGGACACCCCTGAATGCAATTATGGGTTTGTCGCAGTTGTTGCAAGCGGAAATAGTTGGTTCGCTCAATGAAAAACAAAAAGAATATATAGATGGTATATACAGCAGTGGAGAACATCTACTGGCGCTGATTAATGATATTTTGGATTTATCAAAGGTAGAAGCAGGTAAAGAGGAATTATTTCTTGTACCTTTGCTAGTAGTAGATGTGTGTCATGAGGTCTTATCCATAGTAAGCGATCGCGCCACTGCTAAAGGCTTAAAACTCACTTATGAAATTGACCCACAAGCAAACATTTTTATAGCAGATGAGCGTCGCATTAAGCAGATGCTACTTAATTTACTCACCAATGCGATTAAATTTACCCCAGTCGGGGAAGTATCTTTGACAGTCAATAAAATATCTGAAGGCATCACTTTTACAGTATCAGATACAGGAATTGGTATCGACTCCAATCACTTTCAATTTTTATTTGAGCCATTTAAACAGTTAGATAGTCGGTTAAATCGTCAATACGAAGGTACAGGATTAGGTTTAGCTTTAACACGTAAATTAGCTCGATTACACGGTGGCGATGTGAGTGTAAAATCTACTTTAGGCGTGGGGAGTCAATTTACTTTATTTCTTCCAGATCAAGAAATTTAG
- a CDS encoding 4-hydroxy-3-methylbut-2-enyl diphosphate reductase → MDTKTFKRNLQHSENYNRKGFGHQAEVATQLQSEYQSSLIQEIRDRNYTLQRGDVTIRLAQAFGFCWGVERAVAMAYETRKHFPTERIWITNEIIHNPSVNQRMQEMQVQFVPIEAGKKDFSVVANNDVVILPAFGASVQEMQLLSDKGCKIVDTTCPWVSKVWNTVEKHKKGDYTSIIHGKYKHEETVATSSFAGKYLIVLNLKEAQYVADYILHGGNREEFLQKFAKACSAGFDPDTDLERVGIANQTTMLKGETEQIGKLFEHTMLQKYGPVELNQHFQSFNTICDATQERQDAMLELVQEKVDLMIVIGGFNSSNTTQLQQIAQERGLPSYHIDSVERIKSRNAIEHRQLNGELVTTENWLPAGQIVVGVTSGASTPDKVVEDVIEKIFTLKAATPVA, encoded by the coding sequence ATGGATACAAAAACTTTTAAGCGTAACTTACAACATTCAGAAAATTACAACCGTAAAGGCTTTGGACATCAGGCGGAAGTCGCTACCCAATTGCAGTCTGAGTATCAGAGTAGCTTAATTCAGGAAATACGCGATCGCAACTACACTCTGCAAAGGGGTGATGTCACTATCCGCCTAGCCCAAGCCTTTGGTTTTTGCTGGGGTGTGGAACGCGCCGTAGCGATGGCTTACGAAACTCGCAAGCATTTTCCCACAGAACGAATTTGGATTACCAATGAAATTATTCATAATCCCTCGGTAAACCAACGTATGCAGGAGATGCAGGTACAATTCGTACCTATTGAAGCTGGGAAGAAAGACTTTTCTGTCGTTGCTAATAATGATGTAGTAATTCTCCCTGCCTTTGGTGCTAGTGTTCAAGAAATGCAGCTATTGAGCGATAAAGGATGCAAAATTGTTGATACAACTTGTCCTTGGGTATCGAAAGTTTGGAATACAGTAGAAAAGCATAAAAAAGGTGACTATACCTCAATTATTCACGGTAAATATAAGCATGAAGAAACTGTTGCCACTAGTTCCTTCGCTGGCAAATATTTAATTGTCTTAAACTTAAAAGAAGCCCAATATGTGGCTGATTATATTTTGCACGGTGGTAACAGAGAAGAATTTCTGCAAAAATTTGCTAAAGCTTGTTCAGCAGGATTTGATCCTGATACAGATTTAGAAAGAGTTGGTATTGCTAATCAAACAACAATGCTCAAAGGTGAAACTGAGCAAATTGGTAAACTATTTGAACATACCATGCTACAAAAGTATGGGCCAGTGGAATTAAATCAGCATTTTCAAAGTTTTAATACTATCTGTGACGCTACTCAAGAACGTCAAGATGCGATGTTAGAATTAGTGCAAGAAAAGGTTGATTTAATGATAGTAATTGGTGGTTTTAATTCATCTAATACTACTCAATTACAACAAATCGCCCAAGAACGTGGGTTGCCTTCTTACCATATCGATAGTGTTGAGAGAATTAAATCAAGAAATGCCATTGAACATCGGCAATTAAATGGTGAGTTAGTAACTACAGAAAACTGGCTACCAGCAGGACAAATTGTTGTCGGTGTTACTTCCGGTGCTTCTACACCAGATAAGGTAGTAGAAGATGTGATTGAGAAAATCTTTACTTTGAAAGCAGCAACACCAGTAGCTTAA